A genomic region of Cannabis sativa cultivar Pink pepper isolate KNU-18-1 chromosome 1, ASM2916894v1, whole genome shotgun sequence contains the following coding sequences:
- the LOC133037886 gene encoding uncharacterized protein LOC133037886: MGPFPSSFSNLYILLAVDYISKWVEAAATPANDGKTVLRFLQKNIFTRFGTPRAIISDEGSHFCNKQFEALLSKYGVRHRTALPYHPQTAGQKRLLQLDELEEFRNEAYENAKIYKERTKRWHDRNLFVQLC; this comes from the exons atgggtccttttccttcatcatTTAGCAATCTATACATTTTACTGGCTGTGGATTACATATCAAAATGGGTAGAAGCTGCAGCAACACCAGCTAATGATGGAAAAACAGTTCTTCGATTCCTTCAGAAAAATATATTCACGCGGTTTGGTACTCCCCGagcaatcataagcgatgaagggagtcacttctgcAACAAACAGTTCGAAGCTCTTCTTTCAAAATATGGTGTTCGTCATAGAACTGCCCTCCCctatcatccgcaaa CTGCTGGGCAGAAAAGACTATTACAGCTGGATGAGTTGGAGGAATTTCGAAACGAAGCTTATGAGAACGCTAAGATttacaaggaaagaactaaGAGGTGGCATGACCGAAATTTA ttTGTCCagctttgttaa